One Pantoea eucalypti genomic region harbors:
- the gpsA gene encoding NAD(P)H-dependent glycerol-3-phosphate dehydrogenase: METHASISVIGAGSYGTALAITLARNGHPVLLWGHNPTHLAQLQNDRCNTAFLPDVPFPDNLSLESDLTKAIAASRDLLIVVPSHVFGDVLQQIKPHLRPDSRIVWATKGLEKETGRLLQDVAREIVGDTIPLAVISGPTFAKELAAGLPTAIALAATDAQFADDLQQKLHCGKSFRVYNNPDFIGVQLGGAVKNVIAIGAGISDGIGFGANARTALITRGLTEMSRLGAALGADPTTFMGMAGLGDLVLTCTDNQSRNRRFGMMLGQGEDVDSAQRIIGQVVEGYRNTKEVKALAARLGVEMPITEQIYQVLYCEKPARDAALSLLGRTRKDENSTG; the protein is encoded by the coding sequence ATGGAAACTCACGCTTCGATTAGCGTCATCGGTGCCGGTTCTTACGGCACCGCTTTGGCGATTACGCTGGCCCGTAACGGCCATCCGGTGCTGTTGTGGGGACATAACCCGACGCATCTGGCTCAACTTCAGAATGACCGCTGTAACACCGCTTTCCTGCCCGATGTGCCGTTTCCCGACAATCTTTCCCTTGAATCTGATCTGACCAAAGCTATTGCTGCCAGCCGCGACTTATTGATCGTGGTGCCGAGTCATGTCTTTGGCGATGTGCTGCAGCAGATCAAGCCTCATCTGCGACCAGACTCACGCATTGTCTGGGCGACTAAAGGGCTGGAAAAAGAGACGGGTCGTCTGCTGCAGGATGTGGCGCGTGAAATTGTCGGCGATACTATTCCGCTGGCCGTCATCTCCGGACCCACTTTTGCGAAAGAACTTGCAGCCGGATTACCGACCGCCATCGCGCTGGCCGCAACGGATGCGCAGTTTGCAGACGACCTGCAGCAGAAACTGCACTGCGGTAAGAGCTTCCGTGTTTATAACAACCCTGACTTTATTGGCGTACAGCTCGGCGGCGCAGTAAAAAACGTGATTGCTATCGGAGCCGGAATCTCCGACGGAATAGGTTTTGGCGCGAATGCGCGTACCGCACTGATCACCCGCGGTCTGACTGAAATGAGCCGGTTAGGTGCAGCGCTGGGTGCCGATCCCACGACGTTTATGGGCATGGCCGGTCTGGGCGATCTGGTACTGACCTGTACTGATAATCAGTCGCGTAACCGCCGTTTTGGCATGATGCTGGGCCAGGGCGAGGATGTAGATAGCGCACAACGCATTATCGGACAAGTTGTAGAAGGCTATAGAAACACTAAAGAAGTCAAGGCATTGGCTGCGCGGCTGGGTGTGGAAATGCCGATTACCGAGCAGATTTATCAGGTGCTGTATTGCGAAAAACCGGCGAGAGATGCAGCATTGAGCTTGCTGGGACGCACAAGGAAGGACGAAAACAGCACTGGCTAA
- the envC gene encoding murein hydrolase activator EnvC, translating into MKGKTTVSHTRTRRNGDNLPLFIHLSSLSLSLLCAGALLLPAAAQSAEDSKSQLQSIQQNIAEKEKSVKAQKVQRSKLLDQLQSQEKIIAQASRQLRDTRNSLSALNSEIKQLTTSIARLEKQQTQQESLLSEQLDAAFRQGKHNGVQLLMGGEESQRSERILAYFGYMNAARQKSIESLQKTRQDLNQQRVTLEQKQQQQKDLLAQQQGQQQKLQQASEARKKTLTSLESALEKDQADLVEMRQNESRLQDKIARAEREARERAAREAREAEKVRQRQAQAKAKGSSYQPTQSERELVARTGGLGRAGGQALWPVRGRIEHRFGEQLQGELRWKGLVIDAREGTEVKAIADGRVLMADWLQGYGLVVVLEHGKGDMSLYGYNQSALVSVGTQVKAGQPIALVGTSGGRGTPSLYFEIRRQGQAVNPLPWLGK; encoded by the coding sequence ATGAAGGGAAAAACAACCGTTTCGCACACAAGGACCCGTCGCAACGGCGATAACCTGCCGTTGTTCATACACCTGTCCAGCCTCTCCCTTAGCCTGCTTTGTGCGGGGGCACTGTTATTGCCTGCCGCAGCCCAAAGTGCAGAAGACAGCAAATCTCAGCTGCAGTCCATCCAGCAAAACATTGCTGAGAAAGAGAAAAGCGTCAAAGCGCAGAAGGTGCAACGCAGCAAATTACTGGATCAGCTGCAAAGCCAGGAAAAAATCATCGCGCAGGCAAGCCGTCAGCTGCGTGACACCCGCAATAGCCTCAGCGCCCTGAATAGTGAGATCAAACAGCTCACCACCTCCATCGCCCGTCTTGAAAAACAGCAAACCCAACAGGAAAGCCTGTTATCCGAGCAGCTTGATGCGGCGTTTCGTCAGGGTAAGCACAACGGAGTACAGCTTTTGATGGGCGGTGAAGAGAGCCAGCGCAGTGAGCGTATTCTGGCCTATTTTGGTTATATGAATGCTGCCCGCCAGAAAAGCATTGAATCGCTGCAAAAGACGCGTCAGGACTTAAATCAGCAACGCGTCACACTTGAGCAAAAGCAACAGCAGCAGAAAGACTTACTGGCACAGCAGCAGGGCCAGCAGCAGAAGCTGCAACAGGCGAGCGAAGCACGTAAAAAAACCCTGACGTCGCTGGAAAGCGCGCTGGAAAAAGATCAGGCCGATCTGGTCGAGATGCGCCAGAATGAAAGCCGTCTGCAGGATAAAATCGCCCGGGCGGAACGTGAGGCGCGCGAGCGTGCAGCCCGCGAAGCGCGTGAGGCTGAAAAAGTGCGTCAGCGTCAGGCGCAGGCGAAAGCCAAAGGCTCCAGCTATCAGCCGACCCAGAGCGAACGCGAACTGGTGGCGCGTACTGGTGGGCTCGGTCGTGCGGGCGGTCAGGCGTTGTGGCCGGTTCGCGGACGCATTGAACATCGCTTTGGTGAACAACTACAGGGTGAACTTCGCTGGAAAGGCCTGGTAATTGATGCGCGGGAAGGTACCGAGGTGAAAGCTATCGCCGATGGCCGTGTGCTGATGGCCGACTGGTTACAGGGCTACGGTCTGGTGGTGGTGCTGGAACACGGTAAAGGTGATATGAGTCTGTATGGCTACAACCAAAGTGCGCTGGTGAGCGTGGGTACGCAGGTGAAGGCAGGACAGCCTATTGCACTGGTGGGCACCAGTGGTGGCCGCGGTACCCCATCGCTCTATTTTGAAATCCGACGTCAGGGACAGGCCGTCAATCCACTCCCGTGGTTAGGAAAATAA
- a CDS encoding glycosyltransferase encodes MTINKQKILLLDNGREWGGGTNSMLELLKRIDRQKFDITCCFYHNYSRGNDETIEATLNALAIPVFFIPQIRQPRWAKFIKEAARALLFFNKKLRKRTIDKVDTHWRIMPNAIKINSLLQLGKFDTLYMNNQPSTNVEGYLAARSLPVAVVQHCRIDPVLEPRLVNMVNQDCQAVIAVSQGVSDTLRRHGVEAERCFTVSNAIDIHQPLPSRLDVRQRFKLSPSTFVFGTIGSLILRKSNHHILQALGRFKRANPDADWRMMIVGAGPELQHLLQLATAENIQHHVVFAGFQNNAMDYLTAFDTFILASRSEGLPRVVLEAMLVNTTVVGSRVVGTAELISHDETGLLFDYGNVVQLTQHLTALWQDAELRQRLTNAAAKRVREQYAIETYISGVENILQSVAKKKPHA; translated from the coding sequence ATGACGATTAATAAACAAAAAATCCTGCTGCTGGACAACGGCAGAGAGTGGGGCGGCGGCACCAACAGCATGCTGGAGCTGTTGAAACGTATCGATCGTCAAAAGTTCGATATTACCTGCTGCTTCTATCACAACTACAGCCGTGGCAACGACGAAACCATCGAAGCCACGCTGAATGCGCTGGCTATTCCGGTCTTTTTTATTCCGCAAATCAGGCAACCACGCTGGGCCAAATTTATAAAAGAAGCCGCACGGGCGCTGCTGTTTTTCAATAAAAAACTCAGGAAACGCACCATTGATAAAGTTGATACACACTGGCGCATTATGCCTAATGCCATCAAAATCAATTCATTGCTGCAACTGGGGAAATTTGACACGCTCTACATGAATAACCAGCCCAGCACCAATGTGGAAGGTTATCTGGCGGCGCGCAGCCTGCCGGTCGCGGTGGTTCAGCACTGCCGTATCGATCCGGTTCTGGAACCGCGGCTGGTTAACATGGTTAATCAGGATTGTCAGGCGGTCATTGCCGTGTCACAGGGTGTTAGTGACACCTTACGCCGCCATGGCGTGGAAGCGGAGCGCTGTTTTACCGTCAGTAATGCTATCGATATCCACCAGCCTCTGCCCAGCCGTCTTGACGTACGCCAGCGTTTTAAACTCTCACCGTCGACCTTTGTGTTTGGCACGATCGGCTCCCTGATATTACGTAAATCTAATCACCACATTCTGCAGGCTCTGGGCCGTTTTAAACGCGCCAACCCCGATGCAGACTGGCGAATGATGATTGTCGGAGCGGGCCCGGAGCTTCAGCATCTGTTGCAACTGGCTACCGCAGAGAACATCCAGCATCACGTGGTCTTTGCGGGCTTCCAGAACAATGCGATGGATTACCTTACAGCCTTTGATACCTTTATTCTTGCCTCACGCAGTGAAGGCTTGCCACGGGTTGTACTGGAGGCGATGCTGGTAAATACCACCGTCGTGGGCTCCCGCGTAGTCGGCACTGCCGAATTGATCAGTCATGATGAAACCGGGTTGCTGTTTGATTATGGCAACGTGGTGCAACTGACACAGCATCTGACTGCGCTGTGGCAGGATGCGGAGTTACGTCAGCGCCTGACCAATGCGGCAGCGAAACGCGTACGTGAACAGTACGCTATTGAAACCTATATCAGCGGCGTCGAGAATATTTTGCAAAGCGTCGCCAAAAAGAAACCTCATGCTTAA
- the secB gene encoding protein-export chaperone SecB: MSEHNSNEMQFQIQRVFTKDISFEAPNAPQVFQKEWEPDVKLDLDTASSQLADEVYEVVLRVTVTATVGEETAFLCEVQQAGIFTISGIEGTQMAHCLGAYCPNILFPYARECITSLVSRGTFPQLNLAPVNFDALFMNYLQQQQGEEGAEPHQDA, encoded by the coding sequence ATGTCAGAACATAACTCGAACGAAATGCAATTCCAGATTCAGCGCGTCTTCACCAAAGACATCTCTTTTGAAGCGCCTAATGCCCCGCAGGTTTTCCAGAAAGAGTGGGAACCGGACGTTAAACTGGATCTGGACACTGCATCTTCTCAGCTGGCTGACGAAGTTTACGAAGTGGTACTTCGTGTGACTGTAACCGCGACTGTGGGCGAAGAGACGGCTTTCCTGTGTGAAGTTCAGCAGGCCGGTATCTTCACCATCAGCGGTATCGAAGGAACGCAGATGGCACATTGCCTGGGTGCATACTGCCCGAACATTCTGTTCCCGTACGCTCGCGAATGCATTACCAGCCTGGTATCCCGTGGTACCTTCCCGCAGCTGAACCTGGCACCGGTTAACTTTGATGCGCTGTTCATGAACTATCTGCAGCAGCAGCAAGGTGAAGAAGGTGCTGAACCACATCAGGATGCCTGA
- the cpxA gene encoding envelope stress sensor histidine kinase CpxA — translation MIGSLTTRIFAIFWLTLALVLMLVLMVPKLDSRQMTSLLESEQRQGIMIEQHVEAELSQDPPNDLMWWRRLFRAVEKWAPPGQRLLLVTSEGRVIGAQHNEMQVIRNFIGQSDNADHPQKKKYGRVELVGPFAVRDGEDNYQLYMIRPANSSQLDFVNLLFDRPLLLLIVTMLISSPLLLWLAWSLARPARKLKYAADEVASGNLRQHPELESGPQEFLAAGSSFNQMVSALERMMTGQQRLLSDISHELRTPLTRLQLATALLRRRQGEGKELGRIEMEAQRLDGMINDLLVLSRTQHKNALVSEAMKANQLWNGVLEDARFEAEQMGKKMDIPYPPGPWPLYGNPHALESALENIVRNALRYSHTHISVSFSVDISGITVHVDDDGPGVSPEDREQIFRPFYRTDEARDRESGGTGLGLAIVETAVQQHRGWVKADDSPLGGLRLTLWLPLYSSGRQ, via the coding sequence ATGATTGGAAGTCTGACCACCCGTATCTTCGCCATCTTCTGGTTGACGCTGGCGCTGGTGTTGATGCTGGTGTTGATGGTTCCCAAGCTCGATTCACGACAGATGACCTCGCTGCTGGAAAGTGAACAGCGGCAGGGCATCATGATTGAGCAACACGTTGAAGCAGAGCTGTCACAGGATCCCCCTAACGATCTGATGTGGTGGCGTCGTCTGTTTCGTGCCGTGGAAAAATGGGCACCGCCGGGTCAGCGGCTGCTGTTAGTAACCAGTGAAGGTCGGGTGATTGGCGCGCAACATAATGAAATGCAGGTTATCCGCAATTTTATCGGCCAGTCTGACAATGCCGATCATCCTCAGAAGAAGAAATATGGTCGCGTTGAGCTGGTAGGGCCTTTTGCCGTTCGCGATGGCGAAGATAACTACCAGCTTTACATGATCCGTCCCGCCAATAGCTCTCAGCTCGACTTCGTCAATCTGCTGTTTGACCGTCCGTTGCTGCTGCTTATCGTCACCATGCTCATCAGCTCACCGCTGCTGCTGTGGCTGGCCTGGAGCCTGGCACGTCCGGCACGTAAGCTGAAATATGCTGCTGACGAAGTCGCAAGCGGGAATCTACGTCAGCATCCGGAACTGGAGTCGGGTCCGCAGGAGTTTCTGGCTGCGGGATCCAGCTTTAACCAGATGGTCAGTGCGCTGGAACGGATGATGACCGGTCAGCAACGTCTGTTATCGGATATCAGTCATGAACTTCGCACCCCACTGACCCGCCTGCAACTGGCTACCGCCCTGCTGCGCCGGCGTCAGGGTGAAGGTAAAGAGCTGGGCCGCATTGAGATGGAAGCACAACGCCTTGATGGCATGATTAACGATCTGTTGGTGCTCTCCCGCACCCAGCATAAAAATGCGCTGGTCAGCGAAGCAATGAAGGCAAATCAATTGTGGAATGGGGTGCTGGAAGATGCCCGTTTCGAAGCTGAGCAGATGGGCAAGAAGATGGATATCCCCTATCCGCCAGGCCCGTGGCCGCTTTATGGGAACCCTCATGCGCTGGAGAGTGCGCTGGAAAATATTGTGCGCAATGCGCTGCGCTATTCACACACGCACATCAGCGTCAGCTTCTCCGTTGATATTTCCGGTATCACGGTCCACGTCGATGATGATGGTCCTGGCGTGAGTCCGGAAGATCGTGAACAGATTTTTCGTCCTTTCTATCGAACCGATGAAGCGCGCGATCGCGAATCAGGCGGCACCGGTCTTGGCCTGGCAATTGTCGAAACGGCCGTGCAGCAACATCGCGGCTGGGTTAAAGCCGATGACAGTCCATTAGGCGGTTTGCGTCTGACCCTCTGGTTGCCGCTCTACTCCTCCGGCCGTCAATAA
- the tdh gene encoding L-threonine 3-dehydrogenase, whose product MKALAKLKKEEGIWMVTDAPVPEPGHNDLLIKIRKTAICGTDVHIYNWDDWSRKTIPVPMIVGHEYVGEVVAIGQEVKGFTIGDRVSGEGHITCGHCRNCRAGRTHLCRNTMGVGVNRQGCFAEYLVIPAFNAFKIPDNISDELAAIFDPFGNAVHTALSFDLVGEDVLISGAGPIGIMAAAVCRHVGARNVVITDINEYRLELARKMGVTRAVNVANENLRDVMHSLGMTEGFDVGLEMSGAPPAFRSLLEVMNHGGRIALLGIPPGEMAIDWNQVIFKGLFIKGIYGREMFETWYKMAALIQSGLDLTPVITHRFGIDDFQQGFDEMRSGRSGKVILNWN is encoded by the coding sequence ATGAAAGCACTCGCCAAACTGAAGAAGGAAGAGGGCATCTGGATGGTGACCGATGCGCCGGTTCCTGAGCCCGGTCATAATGATCTGCTGATTAAAATTCGTAAAACCGCCATCTGCGGCACCGATGTCCATATCTATAACTGGGATGACTGGTCACGCAAAACCATCCCGGTACCGATGATTGTCGGTCATGAATATGTGGGTGAGGTGGTTGCGATAGGACAGGAAGTGAAAGGCTTTACGATTGGCGATCGGGTCTCAGGTGAGGGGCATATCACCTGTGGGCACTGCCGCAACTGCCGCGCTGGACGCACGCATCTATGCCGGAATACGATGGGCGTGGGCGTTAACCGCCAGGGGTGCTTCGCGGAATATCTGGTCATTCCGGCCTTCAATGCGTTCAAAATACCCGACAATATTTCTGATGAGCTGGCGGCAATCTTCGACCCCTTCGGCAACGCCGTACATACCGCACTGTCGTTTGATCTGGTCGGCGAGGATGTGCTGATCTCCGGCGCAGGCCCAATTGGCATTATGGCTGCAGCGGTCTGTCGCCATGTCGGCGCACGTAACGTTGTGATCACGGACATCAATGAGTACCGCCTGGAGCTGGCGCGGAAAATGGGTGTCACGCGTGCGGTCAATGTGGCGAATGAGAACTTGCGGGATGTGATGCATTCGCTGGGTATGACGGAAGGGTTTGATGTCGGGCTCGAAATGTCCGGTGCACCGCCTGCGTTTCGTAGCCTGCTGGAGGTGATGAACCACGGCGGGCGGATTGCATTGCTGGGCATTCCGCCGGGGGAGATGGCGATCGACTGGAATCAGGTGATCTTCAAAGGGCTTTTTATCAAGGGAATTTATGGCCGCGAAATGTTTGAAACCTGGTACAAGATGGCAGCACTGATCCAGTCCGGCCTCGATTTAACGCCTGTAATCACCCATCGTTTTGGCATTGACGATTTCCAGCAGGGCTTTGATGAGATGCGTTCAGGACGTTCGGGAAAGGTGATACTGAACTGGAATTAA
- a CDS encoding divergent polysaccharide deacetylase family protein: MLQRRKLPVLMSALLFCSAAQAGKLSIVIDDVGYRPAEENKVLQMPQAISVAVLPNAPHAREMAIKAHQGGHEVLIHLPMAPLSKQPLEKDTLTPEMSSEEVARIMRNAVNNVPYAVGLNNHMGSRMTSSLPGMQKVMQALNHYNLYFLDSMTIANSQAIPAAQGTQVKVLKRRVFLDDSQDINAIRQQFSRAVKLAQRDGYAIAIGHPHPNTVRVLQQMLPTLPADITLVRPSELLNESLHNNARTPVAPTKPVTPRFRPADICKPKQPLTPVPATRALTVIAESVNNSPLFKTLKNLF, from the coding sequence TTGCTGCAACGTCGAAAACTCCCCGTTCTGATGAGCGCCCTGCTGTTCTGCTCCGCTGCGCAGGCGGGCAAACTGTCCATTGTCATTGATGATGTTGGCTATCGCCCTGCAGAAGAGAACAAGGTCCTGCAGATGCCCCAGGCTATTTCAGTAGCGGTATTACCCAACGCACCCCATGCCCGTGAAATGGCAATTAAAGCGCATCAGGGGGGTCACGAAGTGTTGATCCATCTGCCCATGGCGCCGCTGAGCAAACAGCCGCTGGAAAAAGATACCTTAACGCCGGAGATGAGCAGCGAAGAGGTCGCCCGCATCATGCGCAATGCGGTTAACAACGTGCCTTATGCCGTGGGTCTGAACAATCATATGGGCAGCAGGATGACCTCAAGCCTGCCCGGTATGCAGAAGGTGATGCAGGCGCTGAACCACTATAATCTCTACTTTCTTGATAGCATGACCATCGCCAATAGTCAGGCTATTCCTGCCGCTCAGGGTACCCAGGTCAAAGTGTTAAAACGCCGGGTCTTCCTTGATGACAGCCAGGATATCAACGCCATCCGCCAGCAGTTCAGTCGGGCGGTAAAGCTGGCGCAGCGCGATGGGTACGCCATTGCCATTGGGCATCCTCACCCTAACACCGTACGGGTGCTGCAGCAGATGTTACCCACGCTGCCAGCCGACATTACGCTGGTTCGCCCCAGCGAGCTATTAAACGAATCTCTTCACAACAACGCACGGACGCCTGTGGCACCGACAAAACCGGTGACGCCACGCTTCCGGCCTGCCGACATATGTAAACCGAAGCAGCCGCTGACGCCGGTTCCGGCGACCAGAGCCTTGACGGTCATTGCCGAAAGTGTGAATAACAGTCCGCTGTTTAAGACGCTGAAAAATCTGTTCTGA
- a CDS encoding glycine C-acetyltransferase, which produces MPAQFYQQLRQQLDDARQEGLFKQERIITSAQQTEIAVGSDPAVINFCANNYLGLANHPALIQAAKAGMDSHGFGMASVRFICGTQDSHKQLEKRLADFLGMEDAILYSSCFDANGGLFETLLDAQDAIISDALNHASIIDGVRLCKAQRYRYANNDMVQLRACLQEARDKGARHILIATDGVFSMDGVIANLPAICDLADEFSALVMVDDSHAVGFVGNAGRGTHEYCDVMGRVDIITGTLGKALGGASGGYTAAKAEVVEWLRQRSRPYLFSNSLAPAIVAASLRVLDLLSEGDGLRQRLWDNARYFREQMTAAGFTLAGADHAIIPVMLGEASVAQQFAHLLQQEGIYVTGFFYPVVPKGQARIRTQISAAHTQQQLERAVAAFTRIGKQLGVIA; this is translated from the coding sequence ATGCCTGCGCAATTTTATCAACAACTTCGTCAGCAACTTGATGATGCACGTCAGGAAGGACTGTTTAAACAGGAGCGGATCATCACCTCTGCCCAGCAGACGGAGATCGCAGTGGGCAGCGATCCGGCAGTGATTAACTTCTGCGCCAATAACTATTTAGGTCTGGCGAACCATCCGGCGCTGATTCAGGCGGCGAAAGCGGGGATGGATTCGCATGGTTTTGGCATGGCGTCGGTGCGCTTTATCTGCGGCACCCAGGATAGTCATAAGCAGCTGGAAAAGCGGCTGGCAGACTTTCTGGGCATGGAGGATGCCATTCTTTACTCCTCCTGTTTCGATGCCAACGGTGGCCTGTTTGAAACCCTGCTTGATGCCCAGGATGCAATAATTTCCGACGCGCTGAATCACGCCTCCATTATTGATGGCGTCCGGCTGTGCAAAGCGCAGCGATATCGCTATGCCAATAATGACATGGTGCAGTTGCGCGCCTGTCTGCAGGAAGCGCGCGATAAAGGTGCCCGTCATATTTTGATCGCAACTGATGGCGTCTTCTCTATGGATGGGGTGATTGCGAATTTGCCCGCCATCTGCGATCTGGCAGATGAGTTCTCCGCGCTGGTGATGGTGGATGACTCCCATGCGGTGGGCTTTGTCGGGAATGCCGGACGCGGAACCCATGAATATTGCGACGTCATGGGTCGGGTCGACATCATTACCGGCACGCTGGGTAAAGCGCTGGGCGGCGCGTCCGGAGGCTACACTGCAGCAAAAGCTGAAGTAGTGGAGTGGCTGCGTCAGCGCTCCCGTCCTTATCTGTTCTCCAACTCACTTGCCCCGGCTATTGTAGCTGCCTCGCTGCGGGTGCTGGATCTGCTCAGCGAAGGCGATGGGCTGCGTCAGCGTCTGTGGGATAACGCCCGTTACTTCCGGGAGCAGATGACGGCCGCGGGCTTTACGCTGGCCGGTGCCGACCACGCCATTATTCCGGTGATGCTGGGAGAAGCCAGCGTCGCCCAGCAGTTTGCCCATCTGCTGCAGCAGGAAGGTATCTACGTGACCGGTTTCTTCTATCCTGTGGTACCAAAAGGTCAGGCACGCATTCGCACCCAAATCTCTGCTGCGCACACCCAGCAACAACTGGAGCGTGCGGTGGCGGCCTTTACCCGCATCGGCAAACAACTGGGCGTCATCGCCTGA
- the cysE gene encoding serine O-acetyltransferase, with the protein MSSDELELVWNNIKAEARALADCEPMLASFFHATLLKHENLGSALSYMLANKLANPIMPAIAIREIVEEAYREDPSMIMSAAYDIQAVRQRDPAVDKYSTPLLYLKGFHALQAYRIGHWLWNEGRRALAVYLQNEISVSFAVDIHPAAHIGHGIMLDHATGIVIGETAVVENDVSILQSVTLGGTGKTSGDRHPKIREGVMIGAGAKVLGNIEVGKGAKIGAGSVVLQPVPPHTTAAGVPARIVGKPGSEKPSMDMDQHFNGSLAGFQFGDGI; encoded by the coding sequence ATGTCGTCTGATGAGTTAGAACTGGTCTGGAACAATATCAAAGCAGAAGCGCGTGCCCTGGCTGATTGTGAGCCGATGCTTGCCAGCTTCTTCCACGCGACATTGCTAAAACATGAAAATCTCGGTAGCGCACTGAGTTATATGCTGGCCAACAAGCTGGCTAACCCGATTATGCCCGCCATCGCCATTCGTGAAATCGTTGAAGAAGCCTATCGTGAAGATCCGTCGATGATTATGTCAGCGGCTTACGATATTCAGGCTGTGCGTCAGCGCGACCCGGCAGTGGATAAATACTCTACGCCGCTGCTCTACCTTAAAGGTTTTCACGCCTTACAGGCCTACCGCATTGGCCACTGGTTGTGGAATGAAGGCCGACGCGCACTGGCGGTTTACCTGCAGAACGAAATCTCTGTCTCCTTTGCCGTCGATATTCACCCCGCCGCCCATATTGGCCACGGCATTATGCTCGACCATGCCACAGGCATAGTGATTGGTGAAACCGCCGTGGTAGAAAATGATGTTTCGATTCTGCAATCGGTGACGCTGGGCGGTACCGGCAAAACCAGTGGCGACCGTCATCCGAAAATCCGTGAAGGGGTGATGATTGGTGCCGGCGCGAAAGTCCTTGGCAATATTGAAGTCGGCAAGGGAGCAAAAATCGGTGCCGGTTCCGTGGTGTTACAGCCCGTACCACCGCACACCACTGCTGCAGGCGTACCTGCGCGTATCGTCGGTAAGCCAGGCAGTGAAAAGCCGTCGATGGATATGGATCAGCACTTCAATGGCAGCCTGGCCGGTTTTCAGTTTGGCGACGGCATCTAG
- the trmL gene encoding tRNA (uridine(34)/cytosine(34)/5-carboxymethylaminomethyluridine(34)-2'-O)-methyltransferase TrmL, producing MLNIVLFEPEIPPNTGNIIRLCANTGFQLHLIQPLGFAWDDKRLRRAGLDYHEFTAIKFHADYQAFIATESPERLFALTTKGTPAHSAVAYQAGDYLLFGPESRGLPAEILAALPAQQKIRIPMRAESRSMNLSNAVSVVVYEAWRQLDYAGALIKD from the coding sequence ATGCTTAACATTGTCTTGTTTGAACCAGAAATTCCGCCGAATACCGGCAATATCATCCGCCTTTGCGCCAATACGGGCTTTCAGCTTCATTTGATTCAGCCGCTCGGCTTTGCCTGGGATGACAAGCGCTTACGTCGCGCCGGGCTGGATTATCACGAATTCACCGCCATCAAATTCCATGCTGACTATCAGGCGTTTATCGCCACTGAGTCGCCTGAGCGTCTGTTTGCACTGACGACCAAAGGGACGCCTGCACACAGCGCCGTCGCCTATCAGGCGGGCGATTATCTGCTGTTTGGGCCGGAGAGCCGCGGACTACCTGCTGAGATCCTGGCCGCGTTACCGGCGCAGCAAAAAATCCGCATCCCGATGAGAGCAGAAAGCCGCAGTATGAATTTGTCGAATGCTGTATCGGTTGTGGTTTATGAAGCGTGGCGCCAGCTTGATTACGCGGGCGCGCTGATCAAAGACTAG
- a CDS encoding rhodanese-like domain-containing protein encodes MQEIMQFASNHPILSLAWVVLLVLVIVTTVKGMFSKVKTISRGEATRLINKEDAVVVDVRSRDDFRRGHISGAVNVAAAEIKKGNIDELAKHKAQPIIVVCATGQSAGDSAAHLSAAGFEQVSVLKDGISGWSGENLPLVRGK; translated from the coding sequence ATGCAAGAAATTATGCAGTTTGCAAGCAATCACCCCATCCTGAGTCTGGCATGGGTCGTTTTACTCGTTCTGGTGATTGTGACTACCGTTAAAGGAATGTTCTCTAAGGTAAAAACGATCAGCCGCGGTGAAGCAACCCGCCTGATTAACAAAGAGGACGCGGTAGTGGTAGACGTGCGTTCGCGCGATGATTTCCGCAGAGGGCATATTTCAGGCGCTGTAAATGTGGCAGCCGCTGAGATTAAAAAAGGCAACATCGACGAACTGGCAAAGCACAAAGCACAGCCCATAATTGTGGTATGTGCAACCGGACAAAGCGCGGGTGATTCTGCTGCGCACCTTAGCGCTGCAGGCTTTGAGCAGGTTTCAGTGCTGAAAGATGGTATCAGTGGCTGGAGTGGTGAAAATCTGCCATTAGTCCGCGGTAAATAA
- the grxC gene encoding glutaredoxin 3, with protein MANVEMYTKATCPYCHRAKALLTQKGVSFQEIPIDGDMAKREEMIKRSGRTTVPQIFIDAQHIGGCDDLFALDNREGLDPLLQA; from the coding sequence ATGGCAAATGTTGAAATGTATACCAAGGCCACCTGTCCTTACTGCCATCGGGCGAAGGCGCTGTTAACGCAAAAAGGCGTATCATTTCAGGAGATCCCTATTGATGGGGACATGGCGAAACGCGAAGAGATGATCAAGCGTAGCGGCCGTACCACCGTGCCTCAGATTTTTATTGATGCGCAGCACATTGGCGGCTGCGATGACTTATTCGCACTCGATAATCGCGAAGGTTTAGATCCCTTACTGCAGGCGTAA